A genome region from Dolichospermum compactum NIES-806 includes the following:
- the carB gene encoding carbamoyl-phosphate synthase large subunit, producing the protein MPRRQDLKKILLLGSGPIVIGQACEFDYSGTQACKALREEGYEVVLVNSNPATIMTDPETADRTYIEPLTPEIVEKVIAKERPDALLPTMGGQTALNLAVALAKNGVLEKYNVELIGAKLPAIEKAEDRKLFNEAMDKIGVAVCPSGTASTLDESKAIALQIGTYPLIIRPAFTMGGTGGGIAYNQEEFEEMAQVGIDASPVSQILIDQSLLGWKEYELEVMRDLADNVVIICSIENLDPMGIHTGDSITVAPAQTLTDKEYQRLRDMAIKIIREIGVETGGSNIQFAVNPENGDVVVIEMNPRVSRSSALSSKATGFPIAKIAAKLAVGYTLNELQNDITKKTPASFEPTIDYVVTKIPRFAFEKFPGSDSVLTTQMKSVGEAMAIGRTFNESFQKALRSLETGRAGWGCDKAEKLPSGEQIRAQLRTPNPERIFSVRHAMQLGMTNEEIYELTAIDPWFLDKLQELLEIEKFLKRTPLKQFTKAQMYDVKRNGFSDRQIAYATKTKEDEVRTYRKQLEVIPVYKTVDTCAAEFEALTPYYYSTYEEETEVLPTDKPKVMILGGGPNRIGQGIEFDYCCCHAAYSLHDAGYETIMVNSNPETVSTDYDTSDRLYFEPLTKEDVLNIIEAENPVGIIVQFGGQTPLKLAVPLQEYLQQQAAQNQEIPNPKSQIQNTEIWGTSPDSIDMAENRERFEKILQELNIAQPPNGMARSYEDALIVAKRIGYPVVVRPSYVLGGRAMEIVYSDTELERYMTFAVQVEPDHPILIDKFLENAIEVDVDAIADHTGNVVIGGIMEHIEQAGIHSGDSACSLPSISLSPAVLNQIRLWTVQLAQALSVVGLMNIQFAVVGANGYSPQVYILEANPRASRTVPFVSKATGVQLAKLASLIMSGKTLEEVKFTKEVIPSHIAVKEAVLPFSKFPGTDTILGPEMRSTGEVMGIDSDFGRAFAKAELGAGEKLPLQGTVFVSMSDRDKPLAGDVVKEFIKLGFTIIATQGTRQVLQEQGLDVKSVLKLHEGRPHVLDAIKNGNIQLIINTPSGEEAHADSKLIRRTALGYKIPIITTIAGARATAAAIRSLQNTTLDVKVIQEYCPRS; encoded by the coding sequence ATGCCCCGTCGTCAAGACCTCAAAAAAATTCTCCTGTTGGGTTCAGGTCCAATTGTAATTGGCCAAGCCTGTGAATTTGACTACTCTGGAACTCAAGCCTGTAAAGCCTTGCGAGAAGAAGGCTATGAAGTCGTGCTGGTGAACTCCAACCCAGCTACCATTATGACCGACCCGGAAACAGCAGACCGCACCTATATTGAACCGTTGACACCGGAAATAGTTGAAAAAGTGATCGCCAAAGAACGCCCAGATGCTTTATTGCCAACAATGGGAGGACAAACCGCCCTCAACTTGGCTGTAGCTTTGGCGAAAAATGGCGTTTTGGAGAAATACAACGTCGAGTTAATTGGTGCGAAATTACCCGCCATTGAAAAAGCCGAAGATAGAAAACTATTTAATGAGGCTATGGACAAAATTGGGGTTGCAGTATGTCCCAGTGGTACAGCTTCAACTTTAGACGAATCAAAAGCGATCGCTCTCCAAATTGGTACATATCCCTTAATTATCCGTCCAGCCTTTACAATGGGGGGGACTGGTGGGGGTATCGCCTATAATCAAGAAGAATTTGAAGAAATGGCGCAGGTAGGAATTGACGCTAGTCCCGTGTCCCAAATTCTCATTGACCAATCTTTGCTGGGTTGGAAAGAGTATGAATTAGAAGTTATGCGAGACTTAGCAGATAACGTCGTGATTATCTGTTCTATCGAAAATCTCGACCCTATGGGGATTCATACAGGGGATTCTATCACCGTTGCCCCTGCCCAAACCCTCACCGATAAAGAATATCAACGGTTGCGGGATATGGCCATTAAAATTATCCGCGAAATTGGTGTGGAAACCGGCGGTTCTAATATCCAGTTTGCCGTAAATCCCGAAAATGGGGATGTGGTGGTAATTGAAATGAACCCCCGCGTTTCTCGTAGTTCGGCGTTATCTTCCAAAGCCACAGGGTTTCCTATTGCCAAAATCGCCGCTAAGTTAGCTGTGGGTTACACTTTGAATGAATTGCAAAACGATATTACCAAAAAAACCCCCGCTTCCTTTGAACCAACAATTGATTATGTAGTTACAAAAATTCCCCGGTTCGCGTTTGAAAAATTCCCTGGTTCTGATTCCGTGCTAACAACACAAATGAAGTCAGTGGGAGAAGCAATGGCTATTGGCCGGACATTTAATGAATCCTTTCAAAAAGCTTTGCGTTCCTTAGAAACCGGTCGCGCTGGTTGGGGTTGTGATAAAGCCGAAAAATTACCCAGTGGGGAACAAATTCGCGCCCAATTGCGGACACCTAACCCAGAACGCATCTTTTCTGTGCGTCATGCTATGCAGTTAGGAATGACTAATGAGGAAATTTATGAACTGACGGCCATTGACCCTTGGTTTTTAGATAAATTACAAGAACTGCTAGAAATAGAAAAATTTCTCAAACGCACTCCCTTGAAGCAGTTCACAAAAGCGCAAATGTATGATGTGAAAAGAAATGGATTTAGCGATCGCCAAATAGCTTATGCTACAAAAACCAAAGAAGACGAAGTTCGCACATATCGCAAACAGCTAGAAGTTATCCCAGTTTACAAAACCGTTGATACCTGTGCTGCTGAATTTGAAGCCCTGACTCCATACTACTATTCTACTTACGAAGAAGAAACGGAAGTATTACCAACAGATAAACCCAAGGTGATGATTTTGGGTGGTGGTCCGAACCGCATTGGTCAAGGAATTGAGTTTGATTATTGTTGTTGTCATGCTGCGTATTCTTTACATGATGCCGGGTATGAAACAATTATGGTCAATTCTAACCCAGAAACAGTTTCTACAGATTACGATACCAGCGATCGCCTGTATTTTGAACCATTAACTAAAGAAGACGTTCTCAACATCATCGAAGCCGAAAACCCCGTCGGTATCATCGTCCAATTTGGTGGACAAACACCATTAAAATTAGCCGTTCCTCTGCAAGAGTATCTTCAACAACAAGCAGCCCAAAATCAGGAAATCCCAAATCCCAAATCCCAAATCCAAAATACAGAGATTTGGGGAACATCTCCCGATTCTATAGATATGGCGGAAAATAGGGAACGGTTTGAAAAGATTCTGCAAGAATTGAATATCGCTCAACCGCCTAATGGTATGGCGAGAAGTTATGAAGATGCTTTAATTGTTGCCAAGCGGATTGGGTATCCTGTGGTGGTGCGTCCTAGTTATGTATTGGGAGGACGAGCGATGGAAATCGTTTATTCCGATACTGAATTAGAACGCTACATGACCTTTGCTGTACAAGTAGAACCAGATCACCCGATTTTAATTGATAAATTCTTAGAAAACGCCATTGAAGTAGATGTAGATGCGATCGCCGATCATACTGGCAATGTCGTCATTGGTGGTATTATGGAACACATTGAACAGGCAGGGATTCACTCCGGTGACTCAGCTTGTTCCCTACCTTCCATTTCCCTCTCTCCCGCCGTCCTCAACCAAATCCGTTTATGGACAGTGCAATTAGCACAAGCTCTATCTGTAGTTGGGTTGATGAATATTCAATTTGCCGTAGTCGGTGCAAATGGCTATTCTCCTCAAGTGTATATTTTAGAAGCTAACCCCAGAGCATCGCGGACAGTTCCCTTTGTATCTAAAGCCACAGGGGTACAATTAGCCAAACTCGCATCCTTAATTATGTCGGGGAAAACCTTAGAGGAAGTGAAATTTACAAAAGAAGTCATTCCCTCTCATATTGCTGTCAAAGAAGCAGTTTTACCATTTAGTAAATTCCCTGGTACAGATACAATTTTGGGGCCAGAAATGCGCTCAACTGGTGAAGTAATGGGCATTGACAGCGATTTCGGACGCGCCTTTGCCAAAGCAGAATTAGGCGCTGGGGAAAAATTACCACTTCAGGGGACTGTATTTGTGTCCATGAGTGACAGAGACAAACCTCTCGCAGGAGATGTAGTTAAGGAGTTTATTAAGTTAGGCTTTACAATTATCGCCACCCAAGGGACA